From the genome of Muricauda sp. SCSIO 64092, one region includes:
- a CDS encoding acyltransferase family protein, producing the protein MGERRYDMDWIRVIVFDVLIFWHVGLFFVEWEGLVPWDLPLKNNVQVSWLLWPMLFVRQWRLPILFVISGIGTHFLLSSKSGGTFLRQRFIRLFIPLLVGTLVVVPPQVYLERLAHGTIDVSYFDYYPSNFDGTYPKGNFSWGHLWFLAYLLIMSVMALPLFLLLRNYGAPLFRTFKRMIERLPHALFLFTIPLIIIEITLEKRFPLTMALKDDWYAFNYYYICFFAGFFLANLGDPLWKAFVKIRYPSLIMGLLASVLVVYMLAKGQTPLWVQVLKPLNVWCWILAIFGFSSRYLNRKSKVLAYRNVAVYPFYILHFTITIFLGYQLRDLPLHYVLKMILMIIGTFGFSWLLYEYVIRRITLLRPLFGLKTNKVSVIKK; encoded by the coding sequence ATGGGCGAGAGAAGATACGATATGGATTGGATACGTGTAATTGTCTTCGATGTGCTGATTTTTTGGCATGTTGGATTGTTTTTTGTGGAGTGGGAAGGTCTTGTGCCATGGGATTTGCCCTTAAAAAACAATGTGCAGGTAAGTTGGTTACTATGGCCCATGCTGTTTGTACGCCAATGGAGGCTGCCCATACTTTTTGTGATTTCGGGGATTGGCACGCATTTTTTGCTGTCTTCAAAATCAGGGGGAACATTCCTGAGGCAACGTTTCATCCGTTTGTTCATACCCTTATTGGTTGGGACACTCGTTGTGGTTCCACCCCAAGTATATCTTGAACGCCTTGCTCACGGGACCATTGATGTTTCATATTTTGACTACTATCCGTCAAACTTTGACGGTACTTATCCTAAAGGTAATTTTAGTTGGGGACACCTATGGTTCTTGGCCTATCTATTGATCATGTCAGTAATGGCACTTCCGCTATTTCTGCTTTTAAGAAACTACGGGGCTCCTCTTTTTAGAACTTTTAAACGGATGATTGAGCGCTTGCCGCACGCGCTATTTCTATTTACCATTCCATTGATCATTATAGAAATAACCTTAGAGAAGCGGTTTCCCTTAACCATGGCCCTAAAGGATGATTGGTATGCCTTTAACTATTATTACATCTGTTTTTTTGCCGGTTTCTTCTTGGCCAATCTTGGTGACCCGCTCTGGAAAGCCTTTGTGAAGATCAGGTATCCTTCGCTGATAATGGGATTGTTGGCGTCCGTTTTGGTGGTTTACATGCTGGCAAAGGGACAAACCCCTTTATGGGTCCAAGTTTTAAAACCTTTGAACGTTTGGTGTTGGATCCTTGCCATTTTTGGTTTTAGTTCTAGGTATTTAAACAGGAAAAGCAAGGTGCTGGCCTATAGAAATGTCGCCGTTTATCCTTTTTATATACTTCATTTTACCATTACCATTTTTCTTGGATACCAACTGAGGGATCTGCCACTGCATTATGTGCTGAAAATGATACTCATGATTATTGGCACTTTTGGGTTTTCGTGGCTTCTTTATGAATATGTGATTAGAAGGATTACATTGCTAAGGCCACTTTTTGGATTAAAAACAAATAAGGTATCGGTCATAAAAAAGTAG
- a CDS encoding DUF1080 domain-containing protein → MSRNPLCLSFVVVLFIASCKTEKNTETQTWRTKKSAMENAVHNQLHEIEKEQGWSLLFDGKTLGGWHLYNKPDSTHLSAWEVKDGMIYCNATDETKVFGDLITDREFENYELVFDWQMAVRGNGGVFINVQESPEFAATYVTGPEYQLLEPAHMDTKTPKKRPGCLWGVSPQLNEVAAKPNGQWNTSRIVQQNGKVEFYLNGKLTASEEFNSPAWKQKVAQSNFADNPDFGKASKGRIALQNWYFEAWFRNMKIREL, encoded by the coding sequence ATGAGCCGCAACCCTCTTTGTCTTTCTTTTGTAGTGGTACTGTTTATTGCCTCCTGCAAAACCGAAAAGAATACGGAAACCCAAACATGGCGTACCAAAAAATCTGCCATGGAAAATGCAGTGCACAATCAATTGCACGAGATAGAAAAGGAACAAGGCTGGTCTTTGCTTTTTGATGGTAAAACACTGGGCGGATGGCACTTGTACAACAAACCGGACTCCACCCACTTATCGGCCTGGGAAGTAAAAGATGGTATGATTTACTGTAATGCCACTGATGAAACAAAAGTTTTTGGGGATTTGATAACGGATAGGGAGTTCGAAAACTATGAACTGGTTTTTGATTGGCAAATGGCCGTTAGGGGCAATGGCGGTGTCTTTATAAACGTGCAGGAATCCCCAGAATTTGCGGCCACTTATGTTACCGGTCCGGAATACCAGCTTTTGGAACCGGCACATATGGACACCAAAACGCCAAAAAAACGCCCAGGCTGCCTTTGGGGGGTATCGCCACAGCTAAATGAGGTAGCGGCCAAACCCAACGGACAATGGAATACCTCCCGGATAGTTCAGCAAAACGGAAAGGTTGAGTTTTACCTTAATGGCAAACTAACGGCATCCGAAGAATTCAATTCCCCCGCTTGGAAACAGAAAGTGGCCCAAAGTAATTTTGCCGACAATCCTGATTTTGGCAAAGCTTCCAAAGGCAGGATAGCCCTTCAAAACTGGTACTTTGAAGCTTGGTTCAGGAATATGAAAATCAGGGAACTTTGA
- the pyrF gene encoding orotidine-5'-phosphate decarboxylase: protein MEPQELIEQIKKKQSFLCVGLDTDLEKIPQHLLKEEDPIFAFNKAIIDATQEFCVAYKPNIAFYEAYGLKGWKALEKTIQYLNDNFPEQFTIADAKRGDIGNTSARYAKAFFEGLEFDSITIAPYMGKDSVEPFLEFEGKHAILLALTSNKGAFDLQTKKVGDLELYKEVIATSQSYRNSERLMYVVGATKSEYLGEIRQLIPESFLLVPGVGAQGGSLQETCTYGMTKNVGLLINSSRGILYASNQEDFAQAARAKAKELQQEMKKELERL from the coding sequence ATGGAACCACAGGAGCTAATTGAGCAGATTAAGAAAAAACAGTCTTTCCTATGTGTTGGACTGGATACCGATTTGGAGAAAATCCCGCAGCATCTATTAAAGGAAGAAGACCCCATTTTTGCCTTTAACAAGGCCATCATTGATGCAACCCAGGAGTTTTGCGTGGCGTATAAACCCAATATCGCCTTCTATGAGGCCTATGGCCTTAAAGGTTGGAAAGCCTTGGAAAAAACCATTCAGTACTTAAATGACAATTTTCCGGAACAATTCACCATAGCGGATGCCAAAAGGGGGGATATTGGCAATACCTCCGCGCGATACGCCAAGGCTTTTTTTGAAGGACTGGAATTTGATTCCATCACCATAGCGCCCTATATGGGGAAGGATTCAGTGGAACCGTTTTTGGAATTTGAAGGTAAGCACGCCATTTTGTTGGCATTGACTTCCAATAAGGGAGCGTTTGACCTTCAGACTAAAAAAGTGGGGGATTTGGAACTTTATAAAGAAGTAATCGCAACCTCACAGTCCTATCGGAATTCGGAAAGGCTGATGTACGTTGTTGGTGCTACCAAATCAGAATACCTGGGCGAAATTCGTCAATTGATTCCCGAAAGCTTTCTTTTGGTCCCTGGGGTCGGGGCCCAGGGAGGGAGTTTGCAGGAGACCTGTACATATGGAATGACAAAAAATGTTGGATTACTTATTAATTCCTCCAGGGGTATTCTGTATGCTTCCAACCAAGAAGACTTCGCTCAAGCGGCCAGGGCCAAGGCGAAGGAACTTCAGCAGGAAATGAAAAAGGAATTAGAACGGCTTTAA
- a CDS encoding FAD:protein FMN transferase, giving the protein MKWYALLVVLMVGLGLQAQEEKDIVVKRTLHLMGSTFEISVVAPTEEIGYINIDEAVSEIKRIEALISSWDENSETSKINRNAGIQPVKVSRELFLLIERSKKISEITDGAFDISYASMDNIWKYDGTMDKMPTASDVKASIEKIGHQKIILDPDEQTVFLQKEGMRIGFGAIGKGYAADMAKELLISKGVKGGIVNASGDLTTWGTRETGEKWMVGITNPVEKNKIYSWLPVVESSVATSGNYEKYIVFKGEKYSHIIDPRTGYPTKGVTSVSIFSKRAELCDALATAVFIMGRDSGIHLINQLDGVEVVLVDGDNKIHKSAGIVFDTNQYVEK; this is encoded by the coding sequence ATGAAATGGTATGCCCTCCTAGTTGTTTTAATGGTTGGCTTGGGATTGCAAGCCCAGGAGGAAAAGGATATTGTGGTAAAAAGGACATTGCACCTTATGGGGTCTACTTTTGAGATCAGTGTTGTGGCCCCAACGGAAGAAATAGGCTATATCAATATTGACGAGGCCGTATCCGAAATTAAACGTATTGAGGCCTTGATCTCCTCTTGGGATGAGAACTCCGAAACTTCTAAAATCAACAGAAATGCTGGAATACAACCAGTTAAGGTGAGCAGGGAGTTGTTTCTATTGATTGAGCGTTCCAAAAAAATATCGGAAATTACCGATGGCGCCTTTGATATTTCCTATGCATCAATGGACAATATCTGGAAGTATGATGGGACCATGGATAAAATGCCCACAGCGTCCGATGTAAAGGCCTCAATAGAAAAAATAGGGCATCAAAAGATAATTCTTGACCCGGATGAACAAACGGTTTTTTTACAAAAGGAAGGAATGCGAATTGGTTTTGGCGCCATAGGGAAAGGCTATGCGGCCGATATGGCGAAAGAGCTTTTAATTTCAAAGGGGGTTAAAGGGGGAATTGTGAACGCCTCTGGGGATTTGACTACATGGGGAACACGTGAGACCGGTGAAAAATGGATGGTTGGAATTACCAATCCCGTTGAAAAGAATAAGATATATTCATGGTTGCCTGTTGTGGAATCTTCCGTGGCCACTTCGGGCAATTATGAAAAATACATTGTCTTTAAGGGCGAAAAGTATTCTCATATCATTGACCCAAGAACAGGTTACCCCACAAAAGGAGTAACCAGCGTTTCCATTTTTTCCAAAAGGGCTGAGCTTTGTGATGCCCTGGCAACCGCCGTTTTCATTATGGGGAGGGACAGTGGAATACATTTAATAAATCAGTTGGATGGGGTGGAAGTGGTCCTTGTGGATGGGGATAACAAAATCCATAAAAGCGCGGGAATCGTTTTTGATACGAACCAATATGTAGAAAAATGA
- a CDS encoding alpha/beta fold hydrolase, producing the protein MLHYTKYNHPQSREWVTFVHGAGGSSTIWYKQLRDFKKHFNILLLDLRGHGNSKPNIKDAFNDKYTFDSITDDIIEVIDHEKIGKSHFVGISLGTILIRNLAEKYPERVSSMVMGGAIMKLNFRSQVLMRLGIIFKSIVPYLWLYKFFAFIIMPKKNHKESRLLFVREAKKLYQKEFIRWFKLTSEINPLLRFFRMVDIKIPTLYVMGQEDYLFLPTIRKIANAHKTSDLFVVPDCGHVVNVEQPMVFNREVILYLNALKEKNGSNKMR; encoded by the coding sequence TTGCTTCATTATACCAAATACAACCATCCGCAGTCAAGGGAATGGGTCACCTTTGTACATGGTGCCGGTGGTAGCTCAACAATTTGGTACAAGCAGTTAAGGGATTTCAAGAAACACTTCAACATCCTGTTGCTTGATTTGCGCGGACATGGAAATTCCAAACCGAACATCAAAGATGCTTTCAATGATAAATACACATTTGATTCCATTACCGATGATATCATTGAGGTGATCGATCATGAAAAAATTGGGAAATCCCACTTTGTGGGCATTTCGTTGGGGACCATTTTAATTAGGAACCTGGCGGAAAAATATCCGGAACGTGTTTCCAGCATGGTTATGGGGGGAGCCATTATGAAATTGAATTTTAGATCACAGGTGCTGATGCGCCTGGGCATAATTTTTAAGTCCATTGTCCCTTACTTATGGCTGTACAAATTCTTTGCTTTCATCATTATGCCCAAAAAGAACCACAAGGAATCAAGATTATTATTTGTTAGGGAGGCAAAAAAGCTATACCAAAAAGAATTTATTAGATGGTTCAAACTTACATCGGAAATCAACCCCCTACTTCGTTTCTTTAGAATGGTGGACATTAAAATACCCACTTTATATGTAATGGGACAGGAGGATTATCTTTTTCTTCCCACCATAAGGAAAATTGCCAATGCCCATAAAACTTCGGATCTGTTTGTTGTACCGGATTGTGGTCATGTCGTAAATGTGGAACAACCTATGGTTTTCAATAGGGAGGTGATTCTATATCTTAATGCATTGAAGGAAAAAAACGGTTCCAATAAAATGCGGTGA
- a CDS encoding AIR synthase related protein, which yields MSLDTSKRYAQRGVSASKEDVHNAIKNVDKGLFPKAFCKIVPDYLTGSEDHCLVMHADGAGTKSSLAYMYWKETGDLKVWKGIAQDALIMNVDDLICVGATDNIMLSSTIGRNKNLVPGAVISALINGTEELISDLASHGITIHSTGGETADVGDLVRTIIVDSTVTARMKRSDVIDNANIRTGDVIVGLASYGQATYETGYNGGMGSNGLTSARHDVFSKYLAKKYPESFDASVPPELVYSGSKKLTDPIEDTPLDAGKLVLSPTRTYAPIVKKILEKYNSEHIHGMVHCSGGAQTKILHFLDQGHVIKDKLFEVPPLFRLIQEQSGTDWKEMYQVFNCGHRLELYVDASIADDLISISRSFHVDAQIVGRVEASDKKRLTIHSEFGNFQYP from the coding sequence ATGTCCCTAGATACCAGCAAACGATATGCCCAACGCGGGGTTTCTGCTTCTAAAGAAGATGTCCATAACGCCATTAAGAATGTTGATAAGGGACTTTTTCCAAAAGCCTTTTGTAAAATCGTACCGGATTATCTCACGGGCAGTGAAGACCATTGCCTGGTAATGCATGCCGATGGGGCAGGGACCAAATCCTCACTGGCCTATATGTATTGGAAGGAAACTGGCGATTTGAAGGTTTGGAAGGGAATAGCCCAGGATGCCCTTATCATGAATGTTGATGACCTTATCTGTGTGGGCGCAACGGATAATATTATGTTATCCTCCACCATTGGTCGGAATAAGAACTTAGTGCCTGGAGCGGTGATTTCTGCATTGATCAATGGTACCGAAGAATTGATTTCCGATCTGGCAAGCCATGGCATTACCATTCATTCCACCGGAGGGGAAACGGCAGACGTGGGGGATTTGGTCCGCACCATCATTGTGGATTCCACGGTTACTGCCCGAATGAAACGTTCGGATGTCATTGACAATGCCAATATAAGGACCGGTGACGTCATTGTTGGTTTGGCGTCATACGGACAGGCAACCTATGAAACCGGATACAATGGGGGGATGGGAAGTAACGGCTTGACTTCCGCGCGCCATGACGTATTTTCCAAATACCTTGCGAAAAAGTATCCGGAGAGTTTTGATGCATCCGTTCCTCCGGAACTGGTGTATTCCGGAAGCAAAAAACTAACAGATCCTATTGAGGATACCCCCTTGGATGCCGGAAAGTTGGTGCTTTCCCCAACACGGACCTATGCGCCGATCGTTAAAAAAATCCTGGAGAAATATAACTCGGAACACATCCACGGTATGGTGCATTGCAGTGGAGGGGCACAGACCAAAATATTGCATTTCTTGGACCAGGGCCATGTCATTAAGGACAAGCTTTTTGAGGTTCCGCCTTTGTTCAGGTTAATACAGGAACAGTCGGGTACGGATTGGAAGGAAATGTATCAGGTTTTCAACTGTGGCCACCGCTTGGAACTGTATGTGGATGCTTCCATAGCGGACGATCTTATTTCCATTTCCAGGTCATTCCATGTGGATGCGCAGATAGTGGGCAGGGTGGAAGCATCGGATAAAAAAAGATTGACCATACACAGTGAATTCGGAAACTTCCAGTATCCCTAA
- a CDS encoding thioredoxin family protein: MKCWLCTSVLLLPLLGISQNWQPDFDTALSKSSEENKPVILVFSGSDWCAPCIKLEKSIWQSEAFKEHASKNYVLYKADFPKKKKNELPQELLDSHKELAQQFNPKGYFPLVLVLDKDANVLGTTGYQGFGPKKYIKLLDSFLQ, from the coding sequence ATGAAATGTTGGCTTTGTACTTCGGTTTTGCTACTTCCTTTATTGGGGATTTCCCAAAATTGGCAACCTGACTTTGATACCGCATTGTCCAAGTCTTCCGAAGAAAATAAGCCGGTCATTTTGGTCTTTTCGGGGTCGGATTGGTGTGCACCGTGCATAAAACTGGAAAAAAGCATTTGGCAGTCCGAAGCTTTCAAAGAACACGCTTCAAAAAACTATGTCCTTTACAAGGCCGATTTTCCAAAAAAGAAGAAAAACGAGCTACCCCAGGAATTGTTGGATAGTCATAAGGAATTGGCACAGCAATTTAATCCAAAGGGGTACTTTCCCTTGGTTTTGGTTTTGGATAAGGATGCCAATGTTTTGGGAACAACTGGATATCAGGGATTTGGCCCCAAAAAGTATATTAAACTCCTAGATTCCTTCCTTCAATGA
- a CDS encoding DUF4266 domain-containing protein: protein MKGVLVCLVLLSMTTSCVAVKEYEKIYLNDEEMQLGFKSSERFETTFQIYREAASGANGGKSGGGCGCN from the coding sequence ATGAAGGGAGTTTTAGTTTGTTTGGTACTGCTTTCCATGACCACCTCATGCGTGGCGGTCAAAGAGTATGAGAAGATTTATCTGAACGATGAAGAGATGCAGCTTGGCTTCAAAAGCTCCGAACGGTTTGAAACTACCTTTCAAATTTATCGGGAAGCTGCTTCTGGTGCCAATGGCGGGAAATCCGGCGGCGGTTGCGGATGTAACTGA
- a CDS encoding ubiquinol-cytochrome c reductase iron-sulfur subunit, with amino-acid sequence MERKEFLRSLGASAAFAVVFPCLGGCSSDGEDLETFPVPEGVDFTIDLTSAEAAPLATNGGFIRQNFVVVARNLEGELVAASQICSHQQTEEVRFITENGGIFFCSTHGSRFDQDGTPLNTITNNPLKVFNTELNGDILRIFE; translated from the coding sequence ATGGAAAGAAAAGAATTTTTGCGCTCCCTGGGAGCAAGTGCCGCTTTTGCCGTTGTATTTCCCTGTTTAGGAGGATGCTCCTCGGATGGTGAGGATTTGGAAACCTTTCCAGTTCCGGAAGGAGTGGATTTCACCATTGATTTAACATCGGCCGAGGCCGCACCCTTGGCTACAAATGGGGGTTTTATAAGACAGAACTTTGTGGTGGTTGCCCGTAATCTGGAAGGGGAATTGGTCGCTGCCAGTCAGATTTGTAGTCACCAACAGACAGAGGAGGTCCGTTTTATTACAGAGAATGGTGGAATTTTTTTCTGCTCTACCCACGGCTCGCGTTTTGATCAGGACGGAACTCCATTGAATACCATCACGAACAATCCCTTAAAAGTATTCAACACCGAACTGAACGGGGATATCTTGCGTATTTTTGAATAA
- the prfA gene encoding peptide chain release factor 1, translating into MLDKLNIIKQRFDEVSDLIIQPDIISDQKRYAKLNKEYKDLKVLVDKREAYITLSENLKEAEEIIADGGDAEMVEMAKMQLDESKEALPKLEDEIKFLLIPKDAEDEKDVVMEIRAGTGGDEASIFAGDLFRMYTKYCESKGWRTNIIDLNEGTAGGYKEIHFEVMGEEVYGTLKFEAGVHRVQRVPQTETQGRVHTSAATVMVIPEAEEFDVQIDPKDVRIDYFCSSGPGGQSVNTTYSAVRLTHIPTGIVAQCQDEKSQHKNKDKAFRVLRSRLYDLELAKKQAEDAAKRNSQVSSGDRSAKIRTYNYPQGRVTDHRIGLTLYDLQNIINGDIQKIIDELMLVENTEKLKEASEIF; encoded by the coding sequence ATGCTCGACAAATTGAATATTATAAAACAGCGATTTGATGAAGTATCGGACTTGATTATTCAACCCGATATCATCTCAGATCAAAAACGATACGCCAAACTGAACAAGGAATACAAGGATTTGAAGGTATTGGTGGATAAAAGGGAAGCGTATATCACCTTATCCGAAAATCTGAAGGAAGCCGAGGAGATTATTGCGGATGGGGGCGATGCTGAAATGGTGGAGATGGCCAAAATGCAATTGGATGAATCCAAGGAAGCCCTCCCAAAACTGGAGGATGAAATTAAGTTTTTATTGATTCCCAAAGATGCTGAGGATGAAAAGGATGTGGTGATGGAAATTCGGGCAGGTACCGGCGGGGATGAGGCCAGTATCTTTGCGGGCGACTTATTCCGGATGTATACCAAATATTGTGAAAGTAAAGGTTGGCGCACCAACATTATTGATTTGAACGAAGGAACAGCGGGTGGATACAAGGAAATCCACTTTGAAGTCATGGGGGAAGAGGTGTATGGAACCCTAAAATTTGAAGCAGGTGTACATCGGGTGCAACGTGTTCCACAAACAGAAACACAGGGGCGTGTACATACCAGTGCTGCCACGGTAATGGTGATACCGGAAGCAGAGGAGTTTGACGTGCAGATTGACCCAAAGGATGTCCGAATTGATTACTTCTGCTCCTCGGGACCAGGGGGCCAATCCGTAAATACAACATATTCCGCAGTGCGTTTGACACATATCCCAACAGGAATTGTGGCCCAATGCCAAGACGAAAAGTCCCAGCACAAAAACAAGGATAAGGCTTTTAGGGTATTGCGTTCACGATTGTACGATTTGGAATTGGCCAAAAAACAGGCGGAGGATGCCGCAAAGCGAAATTCACAGGTGAGCAGTGGGGATCGTTCGGCAAAAATTAGAACGTACAACTATCCACAGGGGAGGGTAACCGACCATAGAATTGGGCTAACCCTATATGATTTACAAAACATCATTAACGGGGATATCCAAAAAATCATTGACGAGTTGATGTTGGTGGAAAATACTGAAAAACTTAAGGAAGCTTCCGAAATCTTTTAA
- a CDS encoding DUF3570 domain-containing protein, which produces MAKLVHIVPWFFCVVVFGQNTDTTYKKRVLETSELETLFSYYSQDGPNAAVTGGEGTEELTDATSTIVLRMPLNADDVLTIDTGISAYTSASSSNVNPFDGRRDADPFDASSGASRSDVLAYFSPNYSHSSDDRNRIWTAKAYVSAEYDYFSIGFGGSYTWLFNERNTEVSLSGQVYLDSWNPQYPIELRGGFIGAVPGYDPDFVPFAEENRNSYAFTLSFSQILSKRLQALLSVDVVRQNGLLSTPFQRVYFGDVQDFFLEGFQLADDVERLPDTRFKLPIGARLNYYLNDLAIIRTYYRFYYDDWGIIAHTANLEIPLKLGDRFTLYPNYRFYSQTAADHFFEREQAISTLDFYTSDFDLSKYTAHQYGMGVRYKDIFTKTKFLIFGLRTVDLRFAYYDRSTQLDATIVTLGTTFVID; this is translated from the coding sequence TTGGCAAAATTAGTTCACATCGTTCCTTGGTTCTTTTGTGTGGTCGTTTTTGGTCAGAATACCGATACAACGTACAAGAAAAGGGTTTTGGAAACCAGTGAACTGGAGACCCTTTTTAGTTATTACAGTCAAGATGGTCCCAATGCTGCGGTTACTGGCGGGGAAGGGACCGAGGAATTGACGGATGCAACTTCGACTATCGTTTTGAGAATGCCATTGAATGCAGATGATGTTTTAACCATTGATACAGGAATATCTGCCTATACCTCAGCTTCCTCCAGTAATGTAAACCCTTTTGATGGCCGTAGGGATGCCGACCCTTTTGATGCATCTTCCGGAGCTTCCAGATCGGACGTGCTGGCTTATTTTAGCCCCAATTACTCCCATAGCTCTGATGATCGAAATCGGATATGGACTGCGAAAGCTTATGTTTCGGCGGAATACGACTATTTCTCCATCGGTTTTGGGGGAAGTTATACCTGGTTGTTCAATGAAAGGAATACTGAGGTTTCCTTAAGTGGTCAGGTATATCTGGATTCCTGGAATCCACAATATCCCATAGAATTACGCGGAGGTTTTATTGGAGCGGTTCCGGGATATGACCCCGATTTTGTCCCTTTTGCGGAGGAAAACAGGAATTCGTATGCTTTTACCCTTAGTTTTTCACAAATACTGAGCAAGCGTTTACAAGCCCTGCTATCCGTGGATGTTGTTCGACAGAATGGACTTTTAAGTACCCCCTTTCAACGGGTATATTTTGGGGATGTCCAGGATTTTTTCCTGGAAGGATTTCAGCTTGCGGACGATGTGGAGCGCTTGCCGGATACCCGCTTTAAGTTGCCCATAGGGGCCCGACTTAATTACTACCTCAATGATTTGGCAATTATTAGGACCTATTATCGCTTTTATTATGATGATTGGGGAATTATTGCCCATACGGCCAATTTAGAGATTCCTTTAAAGCTTGGCGACCGATTTACACTTTATCCCAATTACCGATTCTATTCCCAAACCGCAGCGGACCATTTCTTTGAGAGGGAACAGGCGATTTCTACATTGGATTTTTACACTTCGGATTTTGACCTTTCCAAGTATACGGCCCACCAATACGGAATGGGTGTCCGATACAAGGATATTTTTACCAAGACCAAATTTTTGATTTTTGGTTTAAGGACAGTGGATTTACGTTTTGCCTATTATGACAGGAGTACCCAACTGGATGCAACCATTGTTACCCTGGGGACTACTTTTGTGATTGATTAG